A genome region from Erigeron canadensis isolate Cc75 chromosome 3, C_canadensis_v1, whole genome shotgun sequence includes the following:
- the LOC122592656 gene encoding U3 small nucleolar RNA-associated protein 6 homolog → MADVVQYKLERMVEELEDLEKRGIFSRREIAEIVKQRRKFEYRLKRPSPLKEDYLSYIDYEKSVDALRVLRKMNKEEEGKKKRRVSDYAGVARIVEIYRLASNRFKGDIHLWFQYLEFCRLKRNGHMKKVLAQVLRFHPKVPGVWIYAASWEFDHNFNAAAARALMQSGLRSCPTSEALWVEYLRMELTYLNKLSARRAELGEGVGTLVRHQPDPEEKQWREENKELFMPIGGENEDYKELDVQNEELKQKMDIFREKGFNILQTVYKCAVEALPSSFSLRAQFLEILETTNLANSENMQTEILADMKIEFSKEPGYWDWLAKYEGTGSKSAHEAIKVYDEALKTIPSSTMFDLYIKFLMDIIGRTGNRQISRLSDLSDSDIDPVSHVLMVFEKAESMQCITENLACQHVSFLLELGRLDDARDLAEKFCNGELSEAVNMWVLRLSIEMKRLTTPSKADFSLVFYLLQNPLRKIAVSKAESLWLMGLNYFSNQKQYFDKLVEISLSSLIRDGGSDDGFSLSSAIVNFVLQRNGIQNARDMYKRFLSLPRPGLAFYRNCIEMELNLASSAGGKAHLVETRQLYEAALSTYDQDESLWQDYHSMESKMGTSETTAAVHWRARKTLKGNATLLT, encoded by the exons atgGCGGATGTAGTACAGTACAAGCTAGAGCGAATGGTGGAGGAGCTAGAGGACCTAGAAAAGCGGGGTATATTCTCACGGCGTGAAATAGCGGAAATCGTAAAACAGCGGCGGAAGTTTGAGTACAGGCTGAAGCGGCCAAGTCCATTGAAAGAAGATTATCTGAGTTACATCGATTACGAGAAGTCTGTGGATGCGCTTCGCGTACTTCGTAAGATGAATAAGGAAGAAGaaggaaagaagaaaaggaggGTGAGTGATTACGCGGGGGTGGCGAGGATAGTGGAGATATACAGGCTGGCCAGTAACAGATTTAAAGGAGACATTCACTTGTGGTTTCAGTACCTTGAGTTTTGCAGGCTCAAAAGAAATGGTCATATGAAAAAg GTTTTGGCTCAGGTGCTCAGATTTCATCCCAAAGTACCTGGAGTTTGGATATATGCAGCTTCGTGGGAGTTTGATCACAACTTTAATGCTGCAGCTGCTCGTGCACTTATGCAAAGTGGTTTGAGATCTTGTCCGACTTCTGAAGCTCTGTGGGTGGAGTACCTACGAATGGAGCTTACATACCTTAATAAGTTAAGTGCTCGCAGGGCTGAACTTGGAGAAGGCGTGGGAACCTTGGTTCGTCATCAACCTGACCCAGAGGAGAAACAATGGCGGGAGGAAAACAAAGAGCTATTTATGCCGATTGGTGGAGAAAATGAAGATTATAAAGAGTTGGATGTTCAAAATGAGGAACTAAAACAGAAAATGGATATCTTTCGGGAGAAAGGATTCAACATTCTTCAAACTGTTTACAAGTGTGCAGTGGAAGCACTCCCGTCCAGTTTCAGCCTGAGAGCACAGTTCTTGGAGATTTTAGAGACAACAAACTTGGCGAATTCAGAGAATATGCAAACAGAGATACTTGCTGACATGAAAATTGAATTTTCTAAAGAACCAGGATACTGGGACTGGCTTGCAAAATATGAAGGCACAGGCTCCAAGAGTGCACACGAAGCAATTAAG GTTTATGACGAGGCTTTGAAAACTATACCATCATCTACGATGTTTGATCTATACATCAAATTCTTAATGGATATAATTGGTCGAACTGGGAACCGTCAAATATCTAGGCTTTCTGATTTGTCTGACAGTGATATAGATCCTGTTTCACATGTTTTAATGGTCTTTGAAAAGGCTGAAAGCATGCAATGCATTACTGAAAATCTTGCCTGCCAACATGTATCATTTTTGTTAGAACTGGGTAGATTAGATGATGCTAGAGATTTGGCTGAAAAATTTTGCAACGGAGAACTTTCGGAAGCAGTAAATATGTGGGTTTTACGTCTCTCAATAGAGATGAAACGGCTTACAACTCCAAGCAAAGCTGATTTCTCACTTGTTTTTTATCTCTTGCAAAATCCCCTTAGGAAGATTGCTGTTTCAAAGGCTGAAAGTCTGTGGCTTATG GGGTTGAACTATTTTTCGAATCAGAAGCAATATTTTGACAAGCTGGTGGAAATTTCTTTAAGTTCGCTGATCAGAGATGGTGGCAGCGATGATGGTTTCTCCCTCTCATCTGCAATTGTAAACTTTGTTCTTCAGAGAAATGGAATTCAGAATGCAAGGGACATGTATAAGCG GTTTCTTTCTTTACCTCGACCCGGGCTTGCTTTCTATAGGAACTGCATAGAAATGGAATTGAACCTTGCATCATCTGCTGGAGGTAAAGCTCATCTGGTAGAAACCCGGCAGTTATATGAAGCCGCACTTTCAACATATGACCAAGATGAAAGTTTGTGGCAAGATTATCACTCAATGGAGTCCAAg ATGGGGACGTCTGAAACCACTGCTGCTGTCCATTGGCGTGCTCGTAAGACACTTAAAGGAAATGCTACATTGCTAACTTGA
- the LOC122592932 gene encoding aminomethyltransferase, mitochondrial, whose translation MRGGLWQLGQSITRRLGQSDKKTIARRCYASEADLKKTVLYDFHVANGGKMVPFAGWSMPIQYKDSIMESTLNCRENGSLFDVSHMCGLSLKGKDSVAFLEKLVVADVAGLAPGTGSLTVFTNEKGGAIDDSVITKVTDDHIYLVVNAGCRDKDLTHIEEHMKAFKAKGGDVGWHIYDERSLLALQGPLAGSTLQHLTKEDLSKFYFGEFRIIDINGAKCFLTRTGYTGEDGFEISVPSENALDLTKAILEKSEGKVRLTGLGARDSLRLEAGLCLYGNDMEQHITPVEAGLTWAIGKRRRAEGGFLGAEVILKQIADGPAIRRVGIFSAGPPARSHSEIQNENGENIGEVTSGGFSPCLKKNIAMGYVKSGLHKPGTKVKIAIRGKTYEGSITKMPFVPTKYYKPT comes from the exons ATGAGGGGAGGACTATGGCAACTAGGCCAATCAATCACTCGTCGTCTTGGTCAATCCGATAAAAAGACCATTGCCCGTAGATGCTATGCCTCGGAGGCTGATCTTAAGAAAACTGTCTTGTATGATTTCCATGTTGCTAATGGCGGAAAGATGGTTCCTTTTGCTGGTTGGAGTATGCCGATCCAGTACAAAGATTCAATTATGGAATCCACTCTTAATTGCAGGGAAAACGGCAGTCTTTTTGATGTTTCTCATATGTGTGGGCTAAGTCTCAAAGGGAAGGATAGTGTTGCGTTTCTTGAAAAGCTTGTGGTTGCTGATGTGGCAGGACTTGCTCCTGGTACCGGTTCCCTGACTGTTTTCACAAACGAGAAAGGTGGAGCTATTGATGATTCTGTCATCACTAAGGTGACTGATGATCACATTTACTTGGTTGTTAATGCTGGCTGCCGAGATAAGGATTTGACTCACATTGAAGAACACATGAAGGCTTTTAAAGCCAAAGGTGGTGATGTGGGTTGGCACATCTATGATGAGAGATCTCTTTTGGCTCTCCAG GGCCCTCTTGCAGGTTCGACTCTTCAGCACTTGACAAAGGAGGATTTGAGTAAATTTTACTTTGGGGAGTTCCGTATTATAGATATCAATGGTGCCAAATGTTTTCTAACTAGAACTGG ATATACTGGTGAAGATGGATTTGAGATCTCTGTTCCCTCAGAAAATGCACTCGATCTTACCAAAGCAATTCTTGAAAAATCTGAAGGGAAAGTGAGGCTGACAGGTCTTGGTGCTCGTGACAGTCTTCGTCTTGAAGCTGGACTGTGTCTATACGGTAATGACATGGAGCAACACATAACCCCTGTGGAGGCTGGTCTCACTTGGGCTATTGGCAAGAGAAGAAGGGCTGAAGGCGGTTTTCTTGGAGCTGAGGTGATCCTCAAGCAAATTGCCGATGGACCAGCCATCAGGCGTGTTGGGATTTTCTCGGCTGGCCCACCTGCTCGTAGTCACAGTGAGattcaaaatgaaaatgggGAGAACATTGGTGAGGTCACCAGCGGAGGGTTTAGCCCATGCTTGAAGAAGAATATAGCCATGGGGTACGTTAAGTCCGGATTGCACAAACCAGGCACTAAAGTCAAGATTGCAATCAGAGGAAAAACATACGAAGGGTCAATCACCAAAATGCCCTTCGTACCTACAAAATATTACAAGCCAACATAA